Genomic segment of Eschrichtius robustus isolate mEscRob2 chromosome 7, mEscRob2.pri, whole genome shotgun sequence:
acagcaaagtgattcagttatacatatgcatacattctttttcatattcttttccattatggtttatcacaggatatttaacatagttccctgtgctgtagggccttattgtttatccattctctttttttaaaaataaatttattcatttatttatttatttttggctgtgttaggtcttcattgctgcacgtggggttttctttagttgcagcaagtgggggctactcttcgttgtggtgcgcgggtctctcattgtggtggcttctcttgctgtggagcacaggggctctaggtgcgtgggcttcagtagctgtggcatgcaggctcagtagttgtggcgcacaggcttagttgctctgcggcatgtgggatcttcctggagcagggatcgaacccgtgtcccctgcattggcaggcggattcttaaccactatgccaccagggaaatcctgtttatccattctatatataatagtttgcacgtgctaatcccagactcccaatccagTCCTCCCCCAtccaaccacaagtctgttctctatgtctgtaaatgttttgtaggaaagttcatttgtgtcattttatattccacatataagtgatatcatatggtatttatctttctctttctgacttacttcacttagtgtgatagtctctaggtccatccatgttgctgcaaatccatgttcattcttttttatggctgagtagtattccattgtgtatacataccacatcttctttgttcatCTGTCGAttgacactttggttgcttccatgtcttggctattgtaaatagtgctgctatgaacattgggtgcatgtatcttttttgtttgttttgggtttttttggctgcaatgcatggcttacgggatcttatttccctgaccagggattgaacctgggccaaggcagtgaaagtgctgagtcttaaccactgtttgccagggaattcccaactatttttagttttttgaggaacttccatactgttctccatattggctgcaccaatttacattcccaccagcagtgcaggagggttcccctttctccacaccctctccagcatttgttttttgtagactttAATGATGGCCgtcctgaccggtgtgaggtggtacctgactgtagttttgatttgcatttctctaataattagagatgttgatcatcttttcatgtgcctgctggccatctcTGTGCATGATGCCTACTTTAGTACACAAGCCCTTTGGAGTTGTAGGGTAACGTAAAAGAAAATCAAGATCAGTTAAACCCATTCAATTTCCggagatttatttgatttcacaGTGTCTTACTGGACACCATAGGAGTTGAGGCTATGAATAATTGTTCATAAGGACATCCTGAAAAAgatttatataagaaaaaaaatcaaaagctaaTTCTTTTATTGTAACATTTTACAATCTTCTTCCGTATCTGTCCTCCTCACAGCTCCATCCCAAGGAGGAGTCAGCCTTCCACAGGGGACTTCACAGCGGCAGAGGTTTATCATACCAAGTTCTCTGCAGCCTTCTTCTAAGGAACTTTTGGTACCTTCTGATGTGCAACTTTTCATCTTGGCATGTGGTTGTGAAGGTtaactttatgtgtcaacttggctaggccattgtacccagatatttggtcaacaCCAGTCtcaatgttgctgtgaaggtatgtTTTAGATGAGATCAACATTTAAATCAGCagacttttgggcttccctggtggcgcagtggttaagaattcgcctgccaatgcaggggacacgggttcgagtcctggtctgggaagatcccacatgccgcggagcaactgggcccgtgagccacaactactgagcctgcgcgtctggagcctgtgctccgcaacaagagaggccgcgatagtgaagaggcccacgcatcgtgatgaagagtggcccccgcttgccgcaactagagaaagccctcgcacagaaatgaagacccaacacagccataaataaaaataaataaataattttaaaaaaaaaagagctacactttaaaaaaaaaaatcagaagacttTGAGTCAAGCAGATTGCCCTCCGTCATGTGGGTGAGCCTCACCTAACTGGTTGAAGGCCTTAAGTGACAAAGACTAAGGTCCCCCGAGGAAGAGAGAATTCTGTTTTTCCTGAAACACATGGCCATGCAACATGGGGAAAATATCAAGTTTCTTTTCATGAAGTAGAAGTGAGGGATGACTGTTAGGAAGATAAACAACAACAGCTGCCATAGATTCAATTCAATATCTCCTCAGATCTCTCCAGTGATACTACTTACAGATTATGgtttgtcttattttgttttaaggtgttctctgttttttctgtttcctctaatttgagtttttctatatttttcttgtttcattttgtttttgctttttttttttttaccttggtcTTTCTCTGTCATACTGCAGGTATTCTATAAATGTGTGGGAGTTTCTGGTTGTCCATTTGTGTTTAAGACAGAATGAGGCATGAGAAATGCTAAATGTGAGCTAATGGGAGCTCAGCTTTTCCAAGCAGGGCTGGCTGGCTGACTGGTAAGTTTCAATGTCATGTGATTGGGAAGGGAGCAGCCATGATGCTCCAGGAAGGCTCCCTGATGCCAGAACAGAAGAATGTAGCTCTTTGACACCAATACCTTTCCTATTTGCTCAAATTCTTCCCAGAAACTCACTTCTACTTCTCTAAAAAGATGTCTTACTCTTTTGCTTGAGGATAAAATATCTGGCAGTGATGATTTAGTTTGCCCATTGGGGTGTAAGGAAGAGGTAGCATGGGGAGATGTACCCTTCCATTTACAGACTATCaattaatttctgttttcatCCATATTTATCTCTCCAGTCCTCTTTGTTGACAAGTATAGAGCTGTTCCAGTTAGTTTCCTATTACCACAAACTTACTGGCTtaaacaacatatatttattatatagagTTCTGTAGAAGTCCAACACTtctcaaggtatcagcagggctgtgttcccttctggagactccaggggagaatctgtttccttgtctttatAGTTACTAGAAGCCACCTGCATTCTGTGGCTTGTGGTCCCCTTCCTCCATGTTCAAAGGCAGAAACGGTGGGTTGAGTCCTTCTCATCACACCACTCTGACTTTGGTTCCAATGTCACATCTCATTCTGACTCTccccttctgcctccttcttctcctttgaGGAAGCTTGTAGTTACCGgtgggtccacctggataatgcaggataatctccctattctGAGATCATCGATTAGCAACCATAATTTCTCTtcaaccttaattcccctttccCATGTAATCTAATCTATTCACCAGCTCTGAGGATGAGGACGTGGACATCACTGGGGGTCCATTATTCTGCCAAGTACTTTCAGTTCTCCTGAGCCTGCTGGGTCCTGTTTCAGCCACAACCCCTTCTCTACATAGCCTTAGCTCTGGCCATATCCCCACTGCTTACATCAATCAGCAGTCTTTCTGCTTTCTGTATTCCAGACATTTTTTGGAATTTCTCATCCACTAACAAAGCCCTTCCAATTCTCAaggttattttgatattttagcctttttattctttttctttccttttagtatTCTCTCAAGAGGGAGAAAAGATAAACACGTACTCAGTCCAGCATCTTGAAAAGGACGAATGTTCTTTTTTCACTCCCTTCTTGCAGGGCTAGCAGAAAATTTAATCTCAGTCAGTGTTAGGGCCTCCTTACCTCTCAACTGCAGGCATCAGACTCCATTGGCAGGTTTATTATTGAAGCCAACAGTGATCCCTCAAAGCCTGGCACTTTTCTGCTTCCCTGTCTCAGGAAGAAAGCTGGAATGTTACTGTCTAGTCCATCCTCCATGAAGTCTTGCTCACCTCCTACAGTACTACCAACCACCATGGGAACTTCTGGCTTTTGTTCCCTTCCCAGgaatctctcctctctcctctgttcTGTTTGCCCTTAAAGTCACTGCTCCTTTTCTCTGTGTCTCCCTTCCAGTACACCTAGCCTGATCTCTTCAACAGGCTCAGGTTGTAGGAAAATTAATTCAGAAAGGAAGTGTTTTACAAGAGCCTTCTTTTAGCTTTATCATCATAATAATTCCCTGAGGCAAGAAAGTACAAAATGGACTGGGTACCTTTCTGTAActaaagatggaaaaaatagagggaaaagaacacgaatatataaaaattatcttgCTACTATATATTGTACGTATAGTATACAGATAGTTTTGCCACATTAAATCACTGAACTGTGACTTAATCAATTCatattgatgaacatttgttactttttttctattacaaataatgctgcagggacttccctggtggttcagtggagATCCCACGTGCTtcccggccaaaaaaccaaaacataaaacaaaagcaatattgtaacaaattcaataaagactttaaaaatggtccacgtcaaaaaaaaatcttagaaaaaaacaaatactgctgcaatgaatataCTTTTATGTACATTTCTGTACAACTAAGGGAGTATATCTTAAGAATATACTCCCTcttcaaaatgtaaaacaaaggTACCATATGACTCATCTAGGTATTTAACTTTCTTAGTTGGcttgggctgctgtaataaaatacCACAAATCGAGTGGtttatacaacagaaatttatttgctcacagtactggaggctggaagtccaagattaaggtgccaGCTGATTTGAttcctggtgagggctctcttcctggtttgcaggtggccaccttcttactgtgtcctcacatggtgtaaagagagaaaagggctctcttgggtcttttttttttttggccgcacggcatgtgggatcctaatcccccaaccagggattgaacctgtgccccctgcattggaagcacagagtctcaaccactggacctccacgGAAGTCCCCTTGGGTCTCCTCTTGTAAGGAAATTAATCCTATTGGATCAGATTCCCAccattatgacctcatttaaccttaattacttccataaagatccatctccaaatacagagATACTGGAGCTTgaggcttcaacatataaattttggagggacacaaacattcagtccataatattacccaagagaaatgaaaatatatagccACAGAAAAACCtggacacaaatgttcatagcagcattattcataaaagccaaaaagtaggaacaatccaaatgtccatcaaccgatggctggataaacaaaatgtggtattttcatataatggactattattcagacttaaaaattattgaagttaTGATATAAGtagtatggatgaaccttgaaaacattatgttaagtgaaagaagacagtcacaaaagaccacgtagtacatgattccacttatatgaaacaaCCAGAATAGGCAAGTCTATAAATACAGAGAGTAGGTTAGTGACTGCCTCGGGTGGGGGTTAGGGGTggagtgggggaaatgggagTCAGTGCTAATAGTGATGGTGGTTTCTTTCAggggaaacaaaaatattatcaaattagattgtggtgatgattgcataaccccatgaatatactaaaacccactgaattgtatcCTTTAAAAGAATTATGTGGTGTGTGAGTCAATAAAGCTgtttctaaaaaattatatataagtataaatatatatacatatatatgtgtgtgtatatataagatGAGAAGCAGATTACAGGGAGCGTTGACTGTGAAGCTAAAGTGTTTGTCCTAAAAGGAAATGATTTGTGAATAGAGGCTTAAAGTGAAAGCAAATTAATTAAGATTAGTTTGGCAGTTCTGTGCAACATGGgctgaaggaagagaagggattCCAGTAAAACAAGTTAGGTGACATTAATTATCCATATATGCTATGATGATACTCCAAGGCAGGAGGAAATGATTGGTTTGATCTTTTGTTTGTTGCAGCAGTTACTAGCTAAATGATACTGTCTGAGCCATGATGTAACACAGTAAACTGCAATAAATTCTCCCAACAACTTCCTCATTAAAGTGAtagtcatgggacttccctggtggtccagtggtgaagactccgtgcctccaatgcagggggcgcaggttcgatccctggttggggaactaagatcccacaggccgtgcagcgtggccaaaaaaataaaatgaaataaattgataGTCATAGGTGACTTGTGGTCTCAATAAATCGAAAATTTCTCCTAATATTAATGACATTCTTTTGCTGAATCCTCTCCTGGTTTCCTCTGAACTACCAGGaattatattcaaaatttttctaaGCCTTATAATAGTgtctaaaattatatattttatatctttagtgCTAAGTCATTTAGTGAATGCTGTCATTTTATTTTCGTTCTTCTTCGATCCAGAGCTTTACAAACTTAAATTGGCCAGGTTTCAGGATTCAATAAATtgaacaaacttaaaaaaaattatgctttCATGTCTGTTATCAAACCACAAATGCATTTTCATAAACCGTATTAGAAAATCTATTAGTTTGCCTCTTAGAATAGctactttgttttgtttcaaaggGCTTATCATTATTTGTTTCAATAACCTTCTGcttcattttcagttttctttagtttGACTTTTTGACTTTATCTGTCCACTTTAATAAATCATTTCTTTCTTGTAAAATATGGACAGCTGTTAGAATATAATTTACTAAAgctaaatctttttaaattttttacttttcaaatatttaactaTTCCCATTTTGCAATTTCTATTATGTGACTTTACAAGTTTTGGTGAGATTTACAAATTACTTTTGTAGCTTACCATTAGTACTGCTTTGCCCATTGAGGTCTAAATAGCTTCCATTATCCACTATACCAATTTTCAATTCttcagatatatttttctttctgtacagTAACAAAtataattcaaagaaaataagTGGGTCATTCTCCTTAAGCATAGAGTGCTTTATAAACAACATGCATGACAAGGCAGGTAGTGCTGCAAATGTTTCCCAGATATCTCTATGACAAGATGCCCATTAAACATTCTACACAATTAACTTTAACTAATGGGTTAATATGGAAATTTGTATTACTGATTTTTGCTTATTGCACGTACTATTATAATCTTTACCAAGAGTATAGTAAAATTATGCCACACAACTGTAAGGTCCAATATTGTCAATCACATAAAAGCTGAGGTTGCATCATTACAAGATTTAATGAAATATCCAAAGCAAGTGTGCAGTTAGCCAACTGGAGGTGGTGGGAAGTTGAGGAGCCAAATGCCAATTGCATTCTGAGTTCATATCATTGTAGGGTTCGTTATCATGAGTCCTTTTCTGTATTCCATCCACCAAATATCAGCCCTGCATGTATGGCAATAAAGGCTGTTCTAAGTGCCATAGTGAAAGTGAAAAGGAAGTGAAAATGGAAAGTAAGGGACAGATAAGAGACATCTCAAACGACAAGTCTATAGGACTTGGGAGGACTGGATAGGAGGCAAGGGTAAGAAATAAAGACACTCCTGGATCACTTTAAGAATGACAATGGTGATAGAAGAGGCGGGGGTAGAAGTGGTTTCATTCCATTATTTGGCTTGGTaaagggatagggagggaggtATAAGTTGGTTTTAAATATGTTGATTTCAAGCTGATAACAGAAAACTCAGATGAACAGTTAAAATATAGGACTTCAATATGAGGAGGTCAGGGTTTTGATACAATGGTAATTATGGACAAAATTGAAAGTAAACAGTCTAAGAATGCTTTCAGAAGGGAAAACATTAAGAATCATTACAGAAAAAATTAGAGGTAGAAGAACCACATTAACATAAAAGCTAACACTTGAAGTTTATGATATCTTTTCACATACATTATATTTAATGGAACCCTTGAGAGGTGGGAGATTAGTTTCAAGTAGATTTATTCAttcacaagtatttattaagtgctacTGAGAAGAGGAGGGTAAGTCACAGTCCTTGCCCTTAATGAGTTTCTAATCCAATGGGAGAAGCAGGCATGTAAACAAGAAATTAGGGGCCCTGATTACAGCACTAACAATACTGTTTAATAATTGGCTACTTACTTCCCAGTCTCCATTACAGGAAAATCACATAAGGCTAAGAGAGAGTGTCTATCACTCTTCTATCTCCAAAGCCTAGCAAAGGATTTAGCTTTTAGGCACTCAAGAAGTATtctaaatgaaatgaatgaaaaacagaatagtGTCTCAGCAATGACGAACATTATTTTCTGGCAGAGTATAACGTGTGTGGGGAGagtaaaatattaggaaatatgGTTGAAGTCGTTTGGAGATCAGATTTTGGAAAGCCTTATATACTCTGCCAAGGAATTTACAAGTGGCAGTATTGAGGATTCTGAGAATTTAAAACATGGGAATGACATAATCATATTTGCTCTTTGGAAAGACAACTTTGGTTGGAGTGTGAAGGATAGACTGGAGTGGGTAGAGATTATAGGAGGGAAGCTGCTTAGTACATTATTACAATAGACCAGTGCTTTCTAaacttttaaacatatttaagtgTGCATCTAGAATGGGAGGCTAACAGTACAGAAGAGCAAAGTGCTCTGACCTGTATTCAAAGTCCTGGCTCTGCTCAGTAAATGcctgaagaaaaaaacataaaacaggtgGTACCTAATAGGTCCTTCACAAATGtacattttcttccctcttttcttcctctcagtGTACTGATTAAAACAGAGCCAATGGATAAATCTTGAGGATATAAGGCAGGGAATGAAATAAGGCCCTCAAGAGGCAGAAAGAGAGGGAATCAAAAACAGGCGAGCTTGTTTGGTCTAGGGCAGGAGGACAAACAACTTTTCTTTAGATGAAAGGCAGACCTAAATAAGCATAGGGGAGGAAGGTTAGAAGAGTTTACATTTAacaggagaagaatggaggaggaggagggaatgcTAGATTgacaaatttcatttatttttaatttttttgtaaatttatttatctttggctgtgtcgggtcttcgttgctgtgcgtgggctttctctagttgcggcgtacgggggctactctttgtcgcggtgcgcaggcttctcattgcggtggcttctcttgttgtggagcacgggctctaagcgcgcgggcttcagtagttgtggtgcacgggcttaggtgctccgcagcatgtgggatcttccaggagcagagattgaacccgtgtcccctgcattggcaggcagagtgtcaacaactgcaccaccagggaagtccctagattgaCACAGTTTAAACCTCCATCAGGattagatgaaaaataaaagggcTATTGAGGTTTTAATACATTAATTTGCAATGGCTACAGCAGTTGTGAAAACGTTCCCCAGCAGCACTTGGCAACGTAGGAGGAGCAAAGCACGTGGGCCGTTGGATTCATGCAGGATTGGGAACTGGCAGGATGAGAGGGGCctaaggaaaggaggaaagtgaTCCGAGAAAGCTCTTGAAAGGCTCCCTGAAGTGAAAGACTATAGGTTATAGGTTAAGAAGAGAAGGAAGTCAAGTAAGGAAGTTGATAGAGTGGAATAAGAGAAGAgctgatatatttaaaatcttgCTGAGGTCTGAAAGTCATTTATAGCAACATAACTAGCCTTCATTCTTTTGATTTTGCCAACAAAGAAAATCAATTTGATTTTCTTCTGTATTAACCATCATGACTACGGTTCAAGTGAAAAGAATAGATTTTTGATGATTTAATACATAACTCTTTTTATAAGTCCCCAATTCAATGCCAAGCATTTCTGCCACTGAAAGGCaagataaaaatgacaaaagatggcttccctggtggcacggtggataagaatctgcctgccaatgcagggggcatgggttcgatccctggtccgggaagatcccacatgccgcggagcaactaagcctgtgtgccacaactactgagcctgtgctctagagcctgcaagccacaactactgaagcccacgcatgcCTGGAGCCAGaggctactgcaatgagaagcccgcgtactgcaacgaagagtagcccccgcttgccgcaactagagaaagcctgcatgcagcaacaaagacccaacacagccaaaaataaattaaaaaaaaaaaaatgagaaaagaatcatGAGTAGCACCAGGCCAAAATTAATTTGATTAGGTAAGAAATAATCTACTTAAGCAATCATTATACTTATAggtaaataacttcatttctgTCTATATAGTTAGCATTAGATCTTTTTTAATATCAAGTTTGTTATGGGTTCATAAAAACAAAGTTCAAATATCCATAGTATAACACAAATATGTATGATTTTCAGAAGAGCTTTCCTTGGATCAATTAAAATGGAAGATTCAAATTATTCTAAAAGTAAAGGCAATACGCAACTTTTCAAAAAAGATTTAGGTTGAGTGCTTTGGTGAGAATTTCTCATACAAAAATATGGTGGTTTGATCTAAGATAACACACTGTACAACCTATCAAGCAAAATGTAATACTACTGAGAAGTACATACTTTCATTTTGGGATGTCAGTGACACTTCTCATACAGAAATCAGGGTCTCTTTTTTCATACCTCTTGTGCCGTAAGACGGCTCCAGGGGCTGAGggtttaaaatgaaacaaaagggaTAGTCAGGGTTAAGGCACTATAAAGCTAACTGTGCCTGATAGTGTAGCCTTTGGCTAATTTTCAGTCAGGCACTAGCTCTCAGGTTaacacttttctttcctttaatcaTCGAGATTAAAGATGCCTACTTCCTTTTCCATTCAAGCACCAACTGCCTACAGCGGGGTTAACGATGCGGGTGGGAAGGAAAAGGACAGTTCCCCCAGCTTTTGTACTTGTGAGCAAACAGCTCTTTTATGATTTTTACTACTAATGATAAGACAGTATAAAAAGGTTTAAAGGCTCCTTCCTAAAATACTTTTTCCATGTACCTTTCccccccccaacaaatggaaagatactgCTGTACCCAGATACTAATTAGTTTTGAGGCACAAGTTAcattagaaggaaaaagaatttgggctagtgtgtatatttcacGCAGTGGAGACTCCTTGGTTAAATAAACAGCAGAATTTGCTGGgttgggaggaaggaaaagaggccCAGAATGCTTACTGCTTGTCACTGTCAGCTTTCTCATGGAAGACTTTACTAAGGGAGTTTCCAGGGAGGAGAATGAGCTATTCTAAGCAACAACAtttaggaagaaagaagagtTCCTGTGGTCTTTGGGCCAGCTAGCTATAGAAACTGGTCCCAAGTAGTCAATGGCTTGGAAATGGGGTAGATGAATTGTGAACTGCCCGTATAGTACAGTTAGGAAGTATGTGGATAAAAATTCCTGGAGCTGAAGTCTTCTTTATTGACAGAATCAACAGAACATGCATGGCAGAGTTGGCCACAACGTCCCAACACAGCACATTCTGACATTCAAATTAGACTCATTTAAACGTGGCTCCTTTTGATTCCTTCAACTTGGTACTATGATTATCTGTACGCGGGGATTCTATATTGAAACAACCTCACTCACATCACCACTATCACTCAGTTTTTGGAGACTAACAGCTTGGTCCAAATTCTAAAAAAGGTAATaggctaaaagacaaaaaaaaaaaaaagtcaactagGCTATCAGGCCTAATCAAGAATGGCTTAATATTATTCATTCTCTTCTTTGAACATTTTACTTAAGTGTTTTACTAGAGCTACTAGCTCAGGGTTCCCACCACATGCATCGATTTGTTCATAGGCTTTAGATTCAAGCTCTTTAAGAGTATTCCGAGTGTATTCAAAAGAACCTACGTTCTCAAGATAATGTACACAGTATTTTTTAACATCTACATTTTCGGTTCTCTGGCGCAAGATATTCTGCACCTGGGTGCTTTCAGGCCTTGACCAAATAGCATGAATAGTAGGGAATGAGAACTTTCCCTCTGTTAGATCTTCacaaaagcttttgttttcacTATATTCTTTGGAGTGTAGATTAGCATAATCATCCCTGATTTGGAAAAAGAGCCCAAGTGTATTCAGTAGTGGCTTTAAATCTTCTTTGTATTCAGAGAACAACTGCATGAGACCTACTGCTAATCCAAATAGTCCTCCTGTCTTCTGCAGCACCATTGCTTTATATTCTTCTTCAGTGGGGCAAGTGTAATTATCCCTCCAGTAGATATCCAGGCCTTGTCCCTGATGGAGTTCTAAAAGCTGGCGGGTAAAAAGCTTTACTGCATCTGGGTGATCAAGGGTTAAGACTTTCTCTAGGCcaagaaaatatacataattGGCAGAATTGATGACAGATGGAATTCCATAGATGCTGTGTGCCACTGGAAAGCCACGACGGAGTTTTGAGTTGTCTTCAATATCATCGATGAGTAAACTGGCATTATGCAACATTTCCGTCACTTCAATGATAATCTAACAAGAAATACAAttgaaaaatttcattttatttgaaattcaaaagaGCTTATAAATACTTATTGTATATTAACAGATTATCAAAGTGTCAGGTGCCTTAGTTTTTACAACTAGTTATTACCTAGCGACCTCAATGTAAGATATTGTATGATCATTAAGCTGAATTAAGAGCTAGGAGTATTTTTACATGATATCTATTAATTTCTTGGAGATTAAGAATAaggttaggggacttccctggtggcgcagtggttaagaatccacctgccaatgcaggggacataggttcgagccctggtccaggaagatcccacatgctgtggagcaactaagcccgtgcgccacagctactgagcctgcactctagagcccgtgagccacaattaccaaagcccgtgcgcctagagcccgtgctccacaacaagagaagccaccgcaatgagaagcctgcgcaccgcaatgaagagtagcccccactcgccacaactagagaaagcctgcacgcagagacgaagacccagcacagtcaaaaataaataaataaatttatgaaaaaaaaaaaaaaaaagaataaggttaggacttccctggtggcgcagtggttaagaatctgcctgccaatgcaggggacaagggttcgagccctggtcggggaagatcccacatgctgcagaggaactacacccgtgcgccacaactgctgagcctgtgctctaaagcccatgagccacaactactgagcccatgtgccacaactactgaagcccacaagcctggagcctgtgctccgcaagacaagccactgcaatgagaagaccgtgcaccacaacgaagagtagcccccgctcgccgcaactagaaaaagcccgtgcacagcaacaaagacccaacacagccaaaaataaataaataaacaaatttattaaaaaaaaaaaaaaaaaagaataaggttaGAATTGCCTAAATACCTGTAGCTTGTCTTCTGGAACTCTTAGCCAATGATTAAACGCCTGTGAAAGTTTGGTTCTCACTTGTTTACCtgcatttaaagaataaaatttggcaataaattaatatttttaattacaagAAACACATTCAGAAACTTCCTGTGAAACTAATAAAACTTGACAAATCCAGCCCCACCAATCCATTATCTACTGTACAGCTTGTCTTCCACTGCTGGGCCCTACTACCTCCCTCTGCCAAAACTCATATCCTAAAATGCACAACCTTTTAAAGTTAG
This window contains:
- the GGPS1 gene encoding geranylgeranyl pyrophosphate synthase isoform X1, whose product is MEKTQETAQRILLEPYKYLLQLPGKQVRTKLSQAFNHWLRVPEDKLQIIIEVTEMLHNASLLIDDIEDNSKLRRGFPVAHSIYGIPSVINSANYVYFLGLEKVLTLDHPDAVKLFTRQLLELHQGQGLDIYWRDNYTCPTEEEYKAMVLQKTGGLFGLAVGLMQLFSEYKEDLKPLLNTLGLFFQIRDDYANLHSKEYSENKSFCEDLTEGKFSFPTIHAIWSRPESTQVQNILRQRTENVDVKKYCVHYLENVGSFEYTRNTLKELESKAYEQIDACGGNPELVALVKHLSKMFKEENE
- the GGPS1 gene encoding geranylgeranyl pyrophosphate synthase isoform X2; translated protein: MLHNASLLIDDIEDNSKLRRGFPVAHSIYGIPSVINSANYVYFLGLEKVLTLDHPDAVKLFTRQLLELHQGQGLDIYWRDNYTCPTEEEYKAMVLQKTGGLFGLAVGLMQLFSEYKEDLKPLLNTLGLFFQIRDDYANLHSKEYSENKSFCEDLTEGKFSFPTIHAIWSRPESTQVQNILRQRTENVDVKKYCVHYLENVGSFEYTRNTLKELESKAYEQIDACGGNPELVALVKHLSKMFKEENE